A window of Rosa rugosa chromosome 7, drRosRugo1.1, whole genome shotgun sequence genomic DNA:
CCCAAACCTAAGGCGTTGGGCAGCAAAACATTTCGCCCAAGACACGACATACCACTATAGATTTGGTACCCACATGCTCTTGCCATTGTGAGTACCCTCCCCACCATAGTCAAAGCCATGCCCTGCTACCAATTGTACAATTCGATCAAGACCCGATCTAAATAAGTGGAACCCATCCTAGAGCAAATCACcattaaggtcatctccaaTCCAAGATGTATAGTCTAAATTATAGACCATGAATGTCCAAAATCTATCTCTAATCATGGATTGGGTCGATTATAAAAAAACAAATGGAGGGCTAAAGTCTATAAGTTGGTTTAAATATAGACCAACGTTTAGACCATGGATGGCAAGCTGTTTGCCCACCTTTGGATGATTAATTGATCAATGGATTCAGACttgaataaaatatattagaatctataattttttttgaagaCATCAAACGATTAGAGTTGGAAAAATTATAGACCGTACTATTTGGATGAATAGTAATTCCAAAGGTCTAAAAATTTAGATCTTGAcgattggagatggcctaaaaCTAGTAATCGTAGTCACACTACTTGCTTTGAGACGACCTCTCTTAGATCGGAGCCCACAGACATACCGAATCACCCGAGGCAATGACCAAAGCGAGCAAAAATTTTGTAATAAATAGCTAGCAAAGCCTACAAAGAGAGGAATAATGATAACCAGGCCAACAAAAGACCTAGAAGGCAACCAACGATTCGAGATCGCAACTAATAGACGACAGAAAATATGGTAACTCGATACTTCATCCGAGTCAAAACCGAAAGATTCTattatttaattaaaaatattaatttatcaaacattttttttttttcgactagAAATTTATCGAACATTTATCTAACGAGTTTTTATAATAGATCGAAGAGATCTATTTATTAAATAGAAAGAGTAATAAAGAATACGTGGCATGGCCATGTGTGATCAAAGATATCCTAAAGATATTCTTGTGCGTGAGATTTGTAGTTTTAAAGACGCCTCCTTTCCTTCGCTAGTTTTAGCAAATACAAAACCTGTGGGTTTTACATTCCAAAGCAGCGGACACCCAAAACCATGGGCAGTTTAAGTTTTCCTTCTTCTCCACTCCCAAAACCTCCAACACTAAAACAGGCTGCTCCTCTCTCTGTATATAGTATTTACCGCTTCTGTACTTGGTCCTTGTCTCACAATCCTGTGCACAACAAACCCCGTTTCTTTCTATTTCCACCTCTCAATGCTTGTGTACTAGTTCTGCCAAACACATGCAAAAAGCTGATAGTCGATTACAAGTCTTTGAAGTTTGTTGCTTTTGAACTGTTTGCTTTACTGGTTTTGTTCCAACTTGCGTATGTTTTTGTTtcactttttattattattattagttctTCTCAAAACTAAGCAAGCAAAATCCGATATAGAAATGTGCAGAGATTAGACTATGACATTTGGTTTttaattttgggttctcaagtgTTTGTGAAGTAGAAAAGCCTTGTTTTAATTatttactttctttctttttgagttTGGATGGAACCCAATGGTATAGGGGGAGGTTTGTTTCCAGAGATGAGGTCTGGAATGTTAGGCCTAGAAATGCCTCTGCACCAAACACAAAACCCCCCAAATCCTCAGAACCCACACCACCATATGCACCAACCCCAAATGGTCAGCTATGCCCACCAAGAAGCTGATCACAACCATCACCCACAAGCTCACCAATCTGCAAAACATGGGTACCCATATGCCACAAAGCCCAAACAGATCACCCTCAGTGATGAAGATGAACCTGGGTTTGGTGCTGATGACAGCGCTGGTGAAAACAAGAGGAAAATCTCACCATGGCAGAGAATGAAGTGGACTGACACCATGGTCAGGCTTCTAATCATGGCTGTGTTTTACATTGGGGATGAGGGTGGCTCTGAAGGCCCTGATCCCacagggaagaagaagagtggtGGAGGATTGCTGCAGAAGAAAGGGAAGTGGAAATCGGTGTCGCGGGCTATGATGGAGAAGGGTTTCTATGTCTCTCCTCAGCAATGTGAGGACAAGTTCAATGATTTGAACAAGAGGTACAAGAGGGTGAATGACATACTTGGCAAGGGAACTGCTTGCAAGGTTGTGGAGAATCAAGGGTTATTGGAGAAAATGGAATTGTCGTCCAAGATGAAGGACGAAGTTAAAAAACTGCTGAATTCCAAGCACTTGTTCTTTAGGGAAATGTGTGCTTATCACAACAGTTGCGGCCATGGCACTGTTGGTGCTGCTGGAGCTAGCGGTGCGCATAACTCATCCCCGGAAGACCCTTCGGAGGTTCaattgcagcagcagcagcagcagccccAGCAGGAAAGGTGCTTTCATGTATCGGAAAATGCTCATGTCGTTGCCAATTCGGGCAGAACAGAGACGGAGGGATCCAAAATGTTCAAAGCAGAGAGTGGTGGCgaggatgaagatgaagactaTGAGGATGATGGCTCCGAGGATGACGAtgatgaggaggaagaaggggTTGTTGAAGGCGGTTCGAGGGGTCAAATTGGGCATGGacatgaggatgaggatgagaaTGAGCATGAAAGAGCTAAGAGGCCAAGAAAGGGAAGCTGTTTTTCTGGGTCCTCACATAAAATGTTGATGCAGCAATTGGGCAGTGAAGTAAGTGGTGTGATCCAAGATGTGTCCAAGAGTCCATGGGAGAAGAAGCAGTGGATGAAAGCAAGGCTGATACAATTGGAGGAGCAACAAGTGAACTACCAATACCAATCTTTCGAGCTCGAAAAGCAGAGGCTCAAGTGGGTTAAGTATAGTAGCAAAAAGGAAAGGGATATGGAAACAGCTAAGCTTGAGAATGAGAGAAGAAGGCTTGAGAACGAGAGAATGCTATTGCTTGTTAGGCAGAAGGAGCTCGAATTGCTTGATCTGCATCACCACCAGCAGCAACAACATCAGCAACAAAATTCTTCAAACAAGAGAAGCGACCCTTCGTCCCTCACCGgataatatgtatatatagggGCCTAGATCAGATAGATGAGAATGAAGAATTTCCCACTTTTATTGATTCAAATTATCTTTATGTATCTGCATCTTTTAAAAGTAAAGAAACATATTTCTGAAATTGAAGCCAAGAATATATGTTGTTTGACGACCCTATTAGTATTAGGGTAGTGTtggccaaaacaagaacaaaccaAGGAAACAACGCCGGCTGCCTGCAATAGTACAAAGTCCATTCTTATTAGTTGGATTTTGTGTTGTGTAGACCTTCACCTTCCCAGTTTTGGATTCGTACAACTGCGATATTATATTATACAAATTCTATTGTCTGTGGAGGATGATATTCAGAATAATAACGTGTCATCGTTTCACTAAGAGAAAGACACAGAATCGTTGCCCGTAAGCTTTTCTCTAGCCCCCAGAATACCACTCAAAATTGCATGGTTTACGTTGAACGAAGTCATCATCTTTCTACTCTAAACAAGTATATCATTAGTGTGCGCACCCATAGTTGCAAATGTATCATCATTAGCATGCGCACCCAGCTCACATCAAAGTGTTGACGAGGCTGAGGCAGGAGGGCTTTAAGTAACATGAGGTAATCACGTGATTTAGTTACGTTAAATAAGTTTCGTCGTCATTACCAGTTCAGTTGCAATTTTTCTATAAACGGGTTTACTGGAGCATTGTTAAGTTCAGTTGCAATTTTTCTATAAACGGGTTTACTGGAGCATTGTTAAGTTCAGTTGCAATTTTTCTATAAACGGGTTTACTGGAGCATTTTAGGAAATTCTCTCAACTTGCTCCCTGGAACCAGGAACTTTCGACAAAAGCAAACAAGCCTTGTTTTAACTGGAGCTGAGACCACAGTTAAAATTTAAGCTGGAATCTTACAAAAACCAAATTAGTGACAAACTAAGATCACAAAAAGCATCGTCTTTATTGGAGACTTGAATGACTATGATATGTAAACACAAAATGGGGTCATGGGCAACAGACTTTTAATAAAAGACTAATTGCCTCAGTCTATAACCCTTCATAGAAGTCAAATTAACGAGCAAGTCTCCAAAACCTGGGATATAAACCTCCCAGGTAACAGGGGATCGGTCCATTCCCCAATAGTTAAAAAAGGGAAATTATAGGGTAAGAAGAATTCTAATCTTCGAGCTCAATAATCTTGACAACAGAGGCATCACCAACTTTCTGGCAAACAACTACTCGGTCGTGCGACTTTACAACTCCTGATGCCTTTCCATGATCAAGAGCAACCTTTAGAACTGACTCGTTTGTTGAACTGGTGGACTCGGCCTGAAAAATTGTATACAGTGGACAACAAATTAGAAACCAAATAGGAAGATACAACCTGAGAGGAGAGAAAAGAAGCAACACAAAACCAAAGCAGAAATACTGTAAGGCCCACAGACAAACAGAAATTACTCTCAAGGTAACATTCCACCTATGGGTAACTATAGGCTGTGATAGTTAAACCCATCATATGCACAAAAGTGAAGATACTTGGTCTCCAGCCGAGAGCCAAGGCAATGTACGATCAAGGCTGGACAATCACATAACTGGATATTATTGAGCTAAGAACCCTATGGTGCCAAAAAAGAGAAACTCATAATGAACCGCAAAACTTTGCTACAGAGGCTCCAATTACTATGAAACAATACCCTATGTTGACGCACAGTGATTAAGCCAGGTGAGTGGAAACATGCTAGGTTCCGACTTTAAAATAATACTCTAATCTATGTGATGCATCAAACAATATAGGAAAAGACTAGCAAGAGTTGCCCTTCCAATGTAGTCAGAAATGGCTGAAATATACGTACAATTTAAGACCAGTTAAGACTTGAATAGCAGAAACCACAGATAACAAATTTACATTCAAGCCCACCAAtagagaaaatgaagaaagtATCAAGTCAATGCAGAAAATACTTACAGGGTGTCGAGGATCAGCAAGCATAGGGTAAAGACCCCTGACTAAGAGTGATTGCCTTGCCTGCACATTGGGTTTTACAAAAGGGGAAAAGGTCACAAAAAATAACATAAGTAAAAGAAATGCAAACTTCTGGGAAAAAGTTTCAACATTCTACAGCAAAGTAACAGTCAAAAGCATCAAGTTTTGCCCATGTCTGAAAATACTGGAAGTCGTGCACGTGCATGCTTCACATAAGTCAAATTTGATTCATCACAACTACACTTCTGGATTTCAAAAATTTGTTTCCCATATATGGGAATAGTTGATGCATGTTGAGATAACAAAAATAAACCTGAGCATTAACGTCAACGTTAAAATTTGCAAGAGACCTAGAATTTTCATGAGCTTCCTGCAGCAATGTCATCACTTAACTGGTATCATCTTGTTTTTCTCGTTTTTATTATAATTAGGTGCTAAAAATGAAGACGAATCATTTCTTGTAAGAATTGAAAAGCATTCTCATCAAACTTTGCATATTAACATGCAGACGAGAAATAAATTTAGAAAATGTAATTATTTAAATTGCATTGTGATGAACTTCACAGCTTTTAGTAGAGCTAGAGGTCATAGTCAAGGGCAAACCTCAAAGGCTCCAGTAAAGCTCCACTTAAGCTGATTTGTCTTGAGCCGGGGGATGACGACTGAAAGAACTGGCATTGTGGGTCGGTACTTAGCAATCAATCTGCACAATACAGAATATTTTAGGATACTTGTGACCATTAACAAATACATAGAAGCATAACACGATTATCTTATTGATGCCAAAGAACCCTAGCTCgcacaagaagaaaaaaaaggagaacaATGACGAAAGACTAAGTGGTAGCATAATAATGGCAGCTAGGATTTGTTTTAAACATTATCTGCTTTTGTCACTGCTAGATGTCTAGTTAATTTTTATTAGGGGTATCTGAGTACTTCTATtcactaggttgtttttttttttttttttccagactAGATTACATCTTTGTAAGGTGGACTGGACgattgaaaagaaattgaaaagctTCTGTTTCTCTCCAGGAGTGTGAAAGCCAAGGCCTTTGGAAGTGATGCCTAGAACCCTACTGGTGTGAAGTTTGTAGCTtatatcctttttcttttcaatttcttctgttGTTTTCTTAAAATTCTTACTATTCTCATCAACCCTGAATTTACAACATAgaagaaccctagattcccCAAACAGGAGCTTTTATTCAGTGTACATACCTTGCAGCCCGTCCTGAGGAAGTGAAGCAAATAATAACAGATGCCTTCACCTTAATGGCTGCCCGAACCTGGACAATTTTGACATTTGCTATTCAAGATACCAAACTAACAAATGGGAGAAAGCAAGGAACAGTCATAAGAAGAAAACTATCATAGGAGCAGCTTATAAAGTCAATACCGCAGAGGATGCAATAGATTCCAAGTGTGTCATTGGCTCTCCAACATATTTGACTGTCCTCTTGAAATACAAGTCCTGGTTAAAGACCTTCTCTGCCTGCAAGGATAAGAATTGTTATTATATGCAATCTATTGTATCTAGGACCATGCTACTTATGAGTTGTGATAGGTCTTTCACAGCTACTTATGAGTTATGATAGTATCCTCAATTTTAAGTGATAATCAGTAATATGAAGAGCTAGTATCCTCAATTTTAAGTGATAATCAGTAATACTAAATCAAAgtagagaaaaagaaatgagaaaaataaagaaaatactaGCCTCAGCACAAATTTTGCCAACAGTAGAGATGGTATCAACAGGGTATAACCCACGAAGAGTCTCAGCACCGAGAAGAATTGCATCACTTCCTGCACCCACAAAAAATTAGGTTAATCAAACATATTAACAAAACTTTCCTGTCAATGGAATACTTTTGcaaaactaaacaaaaaaaaaaaactgcaaaaaAAATCTATGACACTAGCAACAACTATACATAAAACCAGATAGTATAAAACGTTTAAAATCATTTAATGGGCCTCAACCAGGAATCCCTAAGGCAAAGATTGAGTCAAAATAGTAACTCACCGTCTAATACAGCATTTGCAACATCAGTTGCTTCTGCACGAGTTGGCCTCAAGTTGTCGGTCATACTATCCACAACACGAGTAACCACAGCAGGCTTTCCAGCCATGTTACACTTGTAAAGGGCAGCCTTTTGAAATAAAAACACCTGCAAAGGACAGAAAAATGAATGACTTGTTACAAATAAAAAGATGACATAACATTTACTACTCGCCAGTGAAGGATACTAACCTTCTCAGGTGGCAGGTCAATGCCCAAATTTCCACGGGATAGGATAATACCGTCAGCTTCTTGTAGAATCTCGTCAAAATGGGTTAATCCCTATTGTAAAGAAGAAATTTCATATAAATATCTATGTATTATGCAGAAGAGAATGTAAACTGAAAATAGATGAATCTTCACCTCCATATTTTCAATCTTAGCGAAAATTTGTGTCTGACTGAGGTCACCCAACTTAGAAAGGTACTCGCGGGCCTGCATTAAAACATGAATAAGCCAGGTTAACCAATATATTCAAGAGCTAAAAGAATATAAGGCATCATGTTTTGAGACTAAACACGGCAGGGCACTAGGAAAGAGACTTACTTGGCGAACATCTTCTGCATGTCGTGTATATGACAGTGAGAGgaaatcaattttgtttttaagtCCCCAACTACTGATAACCTGGAGGGCCAATAGATTCAAACAGTCAGAAAATAAGCCAAGGTAGCACGCCAAAATAACTACGAGAGCCTTGAGTCATGCTCAACAACTTAAAATTCCCCAATTTGAAAAGAGCTTACCTGCTTATCTTTATCAGAGAGAGTAGGCAAGTCAATATGAACTTGAGAGATATGCAAAGTGAACAAAGAACCGGCCAATGTTGCAGAATTCTTTACCACACAAACAACATCATCTCCTTTCACTTCAGACACCTGATCATCAATGCAGAAGTTATCAGCCAGGCATGACCTATGAATTTTTGCAAATGCTTGTGTAGAAAGGTTTTCCATATCTAAAGTGCTATATACTGCGAATGCTTGTGTAGAAACGTTTTCTTCATCTATAGTGCTATATAAAGCCAGAGGCCCAGAACATGAGCTTGGGTGAAACATTTTGAAGTCTTCAAATAACTTTCATTAAGAAAACTTTAAGgaaatattattatttattagttAATGGCAGTAGAATGATAGGGCCAAAACATTTCTTTTAAAAACTATTAAATTATTTTGCGTACAATTAAACTCATGGACAAACAGTATTACTGATTCAGATATTTACATGATAAAATGACAGTAGAAAAGCTCTTTGCTTACAGGCAAGAGATTGCGCAGAAAGGCTAGTATATTAGACAAAAACTTCAGTAAACTTAGGTTTGTTTCAAGGAGTAGGAatttttcagttttggggtGGGGGATTTTATGGAAGAAAACAAAGTGACTTTAACAAGTGTAATCTCTAAATTTAATTTTGCTTTACCTCCAACCATGCAGAAGTAGTTTCACTTCCAGTGAACAGGTATTGGCCTATGAAAACGGTATCTCCCTTCGTCACTGCCTGAAACCATTTGAAGATTTGACTTGTTAAGTAGATCTGATTTCGGCAAGGACAAAAGTAGTATTTGCAGTATTCAACTGAACTAAGAGGTGAAAAGCACAATCCCATGTATCTTAAAGAGAAGATAGCTACTAAAAGACATCGAGTATAAAACTGAAAACAATA
This region includes:
- the LOC133723938 gene encoding pyruvate kinase 1, cytosolic isoform X1, producing MHSNHLLLEEPIRMASILEPSKASFFPAMTKIVGTLGPKSRSVEVISSCLNAGMSVARFDFSWGNPEYHQETLDNLKAAVKSTKKLCAVMLDTVGPELQVVNRGEKIIELKGDGLVILTPDQGQEPSSELLPINFDGLSQAVTKGDTVFIGQYLFTGSETTSAWLEVSEVKGDDVVCVVKNSATLAGSLFTLHISQVHIDLPTLSDKDKQVISSWGLKNKIDFLSLSYTRHAEDVRQAREYLSKLGDLSQTQIFAKIENMEGLTHFDEILQEADGIILSRGNLGIDLPPEKVFLFQKAALYKCNMAGKPAVVTRVVDSMTDNLRPTRAEATDVANAVLDGSDAILLGAETLRGLYPVDTISTVGKICAEAEKVFNQDLYFKRTVKYVGEPMTHLESIASSAVRAAIKVKASVIICFTSSGRAARLIAKYRPTMPVLSVVIPRLKTNQLKWSFTGAFEEAHENSRSLANFNVDVNAQARQSLLVRGLYPMLADPRHPAESTSSTNESVLKVALDHGKASGVVKSHDRVVVCQKVGDASVVKIIELED
- the LOC133723939 gene encoding RNA polymerase II degradation factor 1, giving the protein MEPNGIGGGLFPEMRSGMLGLEMPLHQTQNPPNPQNPHHHMHQPQMVSYAHQEADHNHHPQAHQSAKHGYPYATKPKQITLSDEDEPGFGADDSAGENKRKISPWQRMKWTDTMVRLLIMAVFYIGDEGGSEGPDPTGKKKSGGGLLQKKGKWKSVSRAMMEKGFYVSPQQCEDKFNDLNKRYKRVNDILGKGTACKVVENQGLLEKMELSSKMKDEVKKLLNSKHLFFREMCAYHNSCGHGTVGAAGASGAHNSSPEDPSEVQLQQQQQQPQQERCFHVSENAHVVANSGRTETEGSKMFKAESGGEDEDEDYEDDGSEDDDDEEEEGVVEGGSRGQIGHGHEDEDENEHERAKRPRKGSCFSGSSHKMLMQQLGSEVSGVIQDVSKSPWEKKQWMKARLIQLEEQQVNYQYQSFELEKQRLKWVKYSSKKERDMETAKLENERRRLENERMLLLVRQKELELLDLHHHQQQQHQQQNSSNKRSDPSSLTG
- the LOC133723938 gene encoding pyruvate kinase 1, cytosolic isoform X2 — translated: MHSNHLLLEEPIRMASILEPSKASFFPAMTKIVGTLGPKSRSVEVISSCLNAGMSVARFDFSWGNPEYHQETLDNLKAAVKSTKKLCAVMLDTVGPELQVVNRGEKIIELKGDGLVILTPDQGQEPSSELLPINFDGLSQAVTKGDTVFIGQYLFTGSETTSAWLEVSEVKGDDVVCVVKNSATLAGSLFTLHISQVHIDLPTLSDKDKQVISSWGLKNKIDFLSLSYTRHAEDVRQAREYLSKLGDLSQTQIFAKIENMEGLTHFDEILQEADGIILSRGNLGIDLPPEKVFLFQKAALYKCNMAGKPAVVTRVVDSMTDNLRPTRAEATDVANAVLDGSDAILLGAETLRGLYPVDTISTVGKICAEAKKVFNQDLYFKRTVKYVGEPMTHLESIASSAVRAAIKVKASVIICFTSSGRAARLIAKYRPTMPVLSVVIPRLKTNQLKWSFTGAFEEAHENSRSLANFNVDVNAQARQSLLVRGLYPMLADPRHPAESTSSTNESVLKVALDHGKASGVVKSHDRVVVCQKVGDASVVKIIELED
- the LOC133723938 gene encoding pyruvate kinase 1, cytosolic isoform X3, with translation MHSNHLLLEEPIRMASILEPSKASFFPAMTKIVGTLGPKSRSVEVISSCLNAGMSVARFDFSWGNPEYHQETLDNLKAAVKSTKKLCAVMLDTVGPELQVVNRGEKIIELKGDGLVILTPDQGQEPSSELLPINFDGLSQAVTKGDTVFIGQYLFTGSETTSAWLEVSEVKGDDVVCVVKNSATLAGSLFTLHISQVHIDLPTLSDKDKQVISSWGLKNKIDFLSLSYTRHAEDVRQAREYLSKLGDLSQTQIFAKIENMEGLTHFDEILQEADGIILSRGNLGIDLPPEKVFLFQKAALYKCNMAGKPAVVTRVVDSMTDNLRPTRAEATDVANAVLDGSDAILLGAETLRGLYPVDTISTVGKICAEAKKVFNQDLYFKRTVKYVGEPMTHLESIASSAVRAAIKVKASVIICFTSSGRAARLIAKYRPTMPVLSVVIPRLKTNQLKWSFTGAFEARQSLLVRGLYPMLADPRHPAESTSSTNESVLKVALDHGKASGVVKSHDRVVVCQKVGDASVVKIIELED